GATTAGGCGTTTAGCGATAAGGCTTTTTGCAATGCCCGGAGGGCCTAGTAGGAAAACACTTTCACCAGCCAAAGCAGCCAATAAACAGAGCTTGATGGTATCTTCTCTTTCATAGACGCCATCAGAGAGAGCATGCGCTAATTTGTTAATTCTTTCAGAGAGTAGCGCCTTGTCAGCATGTGAAGAAATAGAAGGGGTCATGCATTACTCCGAAAATCTTTGGACAATAAAGAGTGTAGATTTGTTTTTATACATTTGTTAGCACTTTGTTACAAGTGTATTTTATTATTGAGTTGCATTTATATCAGATGGTTACGTCCGTAATTTCGGTGTAATCATAGATTGCAAATTTGAGAGTAGAGTCACGAATGGTGTGAAATTTAATTCAAAACTATGCCTAAATTTTCTTTTATTTTCGACACCATAGGCGTTATGGTGGAGCACGTCTTTCGAATACGAAAAATTGGCAAGGAATGTGGCCAGACTGCATGAATAAAGTTATCCATCAATGGAAAAGTATTTCTCTCATAGAAGAGAACGTGACGCTCCCTACGAACGTCGTGGTAAAACATACAACAATTAACCACCCTGGTGCCGCCGTTATTCTTCCTATCACATCTTCTGGAAAAGTCATCCTGATCAACCAGTTTCGCCCTTCACTTAAAAAGTGGCTTTTAGAACTGCCCGCAGGCACGATGGAAGTCAATGAAACACCACTTGAGTGTGCTCAACGTGAGCTAGAAGAAGAAACCGGTTATAGCGCAGAGTCATTCCAAAGTCTGGGGCAAGTTACCCCACTCGCTGGCTTCTGTGATGAGATTCAGCATTTGTTCGTAGCAAAGCAGCTCAACCTCACTACCCGCTTTGAATGTGATGAAGATGAAGTAATAGAGGTGATCGAACTTAGCTTAGAAGAACTACACGATAAAATAAGAAACGATCAAATCACCGACACCAAAACTATCGCTTGTTTAAGTAAAGCCCAACTATGTGGCCATCTATAACCAATTATATGGCTACCTAAAGTACTCTAGGAGAAAAACATGGACTTTCGTTCTGATACCGTAACCAAACCTTCACAAGCTATGCGCAAAGCAATGGCGAACGCAGCTGTAGGTGATGATGTATACGGTGACGACCCAACCGTAAATGAACTTGAGCAGTGGGCTGCCAACGAAACAGGTTTTGAAGCAGCAATGTTCACCTCATCAGGTACTCAAGCAAACCTGCTTGGCCTAATGGCACACTGTGAACGTGGTGACGAGTATCTTTGTGGCCAACAAGCACATAACTACAAATATGAAGCTGGGGGTGCGGCGGTACTTGGTTCCATTCAACCACAACCGATCGAAAACAATCCTGACGGCACACTAGACTTTAAAAA
The window above is part of the Vibrio chagasii genome. Proteins encoded here:
- a CDS encoding NUDIX hydrolase — translated: MNKVIHQWKSISLIEENVTLPTNVVVKHTTINHPGAAVILPITSSGKVILINQFRPSLKKWLLELPAGTMEVNETPLECAQRELEEETGYSAESFQSLGQVTPLAGFCDEIQHLFVAKQLNLTTRFECDEDEVIEVIELSLEELHDKIRNDQITDTKTIACLSKAQLCGHL